The genome window CTCTGCTCGATTGGTGGAAGTTTTTCAGGCAAGTTCCGTCTGGCGCGGCTAAAGATTTGACGGCAGTTACTCTCCGTTTTTCCCAGCCAATCCGCTATTTCAGAATAGTCATACCGGAAAGCTTCACGAAGTACAAAAACAGCCCGTTCAACAGGCGAGAGCCGCTCCAACATGACCAGATAGGCATAGGAAATCATCTCTTTCTTCTGCATCATTTCCTCAGGTATGTTTCCCGCCTTACTGTCTGCTATCGGTTCCGGAAGCCACTCTCCAACATAATTCTCCCTCTGGTTGCGGGCAGAATTGAGCAGGTTCAAACTTCGGTTCACCACGAGTCTGGCGATATAAGACTTCGGATTACGAATATCTTGATTAGCATTGCTCTGAATCCCCGCAAAACAATCTTGAACCATATCTTCAGCTTCTACCACACTGCCGAGCATGCGATAAGCGATTGAAAATGCATAATTTTTATACCGTATATACAGCTCACCAACATCCAGAGAAGACACTTCTGGTTCATTGGCGTGGAGATTGGAATTCATAAGAATGGCCTCCTCTGGCATGGTGCATGTATTTTAGTTAAAACAGCCCGGATACATCCCTGTTGTAATCGCAATCCGGTTCCAGTTGTTAATTGTGTTAATGGCCAGGATCAGATCCACCAGTTCGGCTTCACTGAAATGTTCACGAACCTTATTATACAACGCTAGGGGTACACCATGTTCCGAGATACGGGTCACTGCCTCAGCCAGCTCCAGCATAACACGTTCTTGATCCGTGAAGAAAGACACTTCACGCCACACACTCAGCAATAGAATATGATCCGCATAATCACCCAGTTTCATCAGATCTTTGGCATGCATATCTAGACAAAAGGCACAGCCATTGATCTGGGACACACGGATTTTTAACAACTCATACAATACTTTATTTTCGAATTGCCCGGATATATACTGCTCCATCGCCATCATCGCTTTAAAAGCGCCTGGACTCACTGCTCTGTAGTTGGTTCTTAAATTCATTTCATTCGCCTCCATCATTTGGTTTACATACTGTAGACAAACGATGGCCGGGATCTGTGACATACTTACGAAAATCTTTTTATTCCCACAAGCCTACAGATAACATATGATGTAAAGTAAACTCGAAAATTTCCGTGTTCATGTACGGTTTTTGCTGTACCGTTTGTGATTTCAACCAAAAATAGGTTGGATATATTGATACTTTGACTATAAGAGTAGTAACATACGGCTAATAAAGTTAACTTTTCTAACATAATAAAGAGAAATGTTTATTCATATTGGTAAGGAGTGTTTTTACTATGATAACTTCCAACGCAAACCCTAATACGTCCGAATTGCCTAGAGGTTGTACATTCACCGCTGAAGACTGGCATGTATTATCACAATATTGGTATCCGGTAGCACAAGCTAACGAAGTAACAGACAAACCACTTGCTGCTCAATTACTCGATGTGAAGCTGGTTCTCTATCGTAGTAATGATCAGGTTGTCGTAGCCAAGGATCTTTGTTTCCACCGCGGGGCCCCACTTAGCAAAGGCTGGGTAGAAAATGGTGAGATTGTCTGCCCTTATCACGGCTTCCGTTATAATTGTGAGGGTAAATGTACCGCAGTACCTGCACACCCAAGCTCCAAGATCTCGCCTAAGCTCAAACTTATTGTGTATCCCGCAGTTGAACGTTATGGTTTAATCTGGACCACTTTGGCGGGAACGGAAGAACAGATCCCCTCCTTCCCTGGATGGAATGATCCGGAATATATCAATATTTTGCCACCCAACTTTGATATTGCCGGTTCTTCTGGGCGACAAATGGAGGGATTCCTCGATGTATCCCATTTTGCCTATGTGCATACGGAAACGTTTGGTGACAAAAACAACACAGAAGTCCCTCAATACAAAGTGAAACGTGAAGGTAATGAGTTACTGGCCGAGTATTGGAGTACGGTGAGCAACTATGGCAAAGGGCAAGATCTTGTTGCTCCAGAAGGTTTCCAATGGTTGCGTGAGTTTCGGGTATTCCCGCCTTTTGCGGCTTCGCTGACGGTACATTTCCCAGGAGACGACAAGCTGAATATTCTGAATTGTGCTTCGCCGATCTCTGCTCGGTATACCCGTCTATTCTGTCCAATCACACGCAATTTTGACAAAGACGCTCCTATTGAAGACACAATCAAGTTTAATTTGCAGGTATTCGAAGAAGATCGCGAGATGGTCGAGTCACAGAAACCGGAGGATCTGCCCCTTGATCTGCATGCCGAGGCCCACATTCCCGCTGACCGTACTTCAATTGCTTATCGGCAATTATTAACGGAAATTGGTTTGGGACGAAATTACACATCGTAAGTAGATGTCTCAGATTCTTTAGATTTCTGGGCACGCTTTTAATCCTTGATTAAGACGCTACGATTCGTTAGCGCCTCATGCTTAGCTCTAAACACGGCTTTCCGCAAGTATGAAGACACCCTTTTTCAAGACAAAGAAACGTTCGCCAAGGAACGCTTCTTTGTCTATACCTTATTTAACTGAAGTACCTATGTGTACTATATAAACTTTGCTTAATAAACCGTCATCTTCCCTCTTGATTATTGGTATTCACAGGAAGCTCTCTATAATACGGACAACCCGGTTCGTGGATGATACGTGGATCGACCCAAGTACCCCAGTATGGAAGACGGTTTACGTAAGGTTGCATATTGGGCTGAGTATTTGGCGGCATGTTTGGTTGCATGTTGGGCTGTGCATTGGGTTGTGTGTTTGGTTGCATGTTGGGCTGAGCATTGGGCTGCATGTTTGGTTGTACATTAGGCATTACGTACGGCTGATGATTCACATTCGGAGCACTGTTAGAGATAGGGGCAGTGGACGTCATACAATCTGCCGGCGGGCCAATAATCACTGTTTTTTGAATGGGGGCCAGCGCTTCTTGAACTTTTTTCTCGTCCAGACAGTACGTATAAGCCAGAAGTTTGGCAGGTGTAAGTCGCAAGATGTCTGAACCAAATATCGCTTCAGGCACGGGTGCATCGAAGATCGCCAGTAAATGCGTATGATCTGCAGTAGCCACTTCATAATGCCACCAGCCTTGAGGTACATTCGCCACTTGCCCCGGAGTAATTGGGAAATGAAGCAACTCATTGGTGAACGGATTGATGAGGGACACAACGGCAGAACCGCTGATGCAATATACCAGTTCGGTCGCATTCTGATGAATATGTGGTTCAACCACATTGCCTGTGTTAAGGAAAATATCCAGTAAGGAAGTATTGCCCAGTGTGTTTAACTGGTTGATGGAGAGAGAGTTAATATAGTTGTCCTCATCCTTCTTGAATAACGGATTGTTGCTTAAATCGTAAGTAAATTGGGTGGTTGGTAAAGTATAATCCATGGTTGAGGTTGCCAAAATAAAACGCCTGCCCTTCGCTCTCGGTTTAGGTCATAACCTATATATCAGCTTATGCCCAGTGCCCAGAGACGTGAGCCCATTTCTGCCAAGTTTTTATCGCATAACAAATATCCCTGACTCAGATACACGGAGCAGGGATATTTGGCTATTATAATTCTTCTTTGTCGGAGATGTCCTCCCAACTGATCCCTAATGGAGTACTGTCCAGATTTACACTCTGAAGCCAGGTCATTCGCTTGACTATCTCCGGCATTCCTTCGATTAAACTATTCGTTATACTCAGATACCGCAGTTTCTTCAACTGCTCCAGCTCGGGTGGGATTTCACGAATGCCAGAGTAACTTATATCCAGACTCACAAGTTCACTCAATTCGCCAATCTCGGCTGGAATATGTTTCAGACCCAGATCCGACTTCTCCTTTGGCTTCCACCCGGTAGGAACATGATAAGAACTACCGCAATAAATTCTAAGCTCTCGAAGTTGTTTCAATTTTCCAATGTCTTGGTGAATGCCTTCCAAATCCGCTGTCATGATCTCCAATTCTTCCAATGATGTCAGTTCAAAAAGGGCTGGAGGAAGCGTATATACATCCTGCTCAAAAATCGTCAAACGTTTCAAATGCGTCAATTCCCGAATTCGTTCCGGAATCTCTTTCAAGAAATGTGAACTAATATTCAGCACATCAGCCTGATGCATGATGGCATCGTCCAACAGTCGATGAATATCACTCTGACGATCTAACTCGAAGAACAAGCCTGGAATACGCTCCATTAGCTCAATTGCTTCTTCTTGTGTAATGTGCATGCCATACATATGCTCATGAGCAACCGTGTAGAAGTAATCGCTCCCATCCTCTTTCAGAAAACAAAGATCATCCGGCAATGACGGATATAACCAGTCATGAAAGCGATGGGCTTCCTTCCTTAAGGACCTGCCCGGAATCAGGCGTGCACCGATATATGTAATAGATGCCCTCTGAGTACATCGCGCCGCTTAGCATCATCATTTCTTCCATCGTACTCTTTTCAATCAGATACGGCTCAAGTCTTTGTAACACTTTGGCAACCCTCTCAGGTGTATCTCCCTCAACATACTTTCGGTCAACCAGCATAAAACGATCTGTCTTCTCGATCAATTCGTCAATCAACAGTTCATAGGCAGTTCCACTTGGATCGGTGTGAAAAGCTACAACTACCATAGGTTCCTCCTCATGACTCTATATTGATTAATCTTCAATCTTCTGTATCACCTGCAACCATTGTGGCATAGGCTGATATCATCAATCCAGTTATTGGAGGCTTGTTACATGGCATACGGCCCTGGTTCAGTATCATCCCCGCAACCTGCGGGTTATCCTTACCCTTATTATCCACCACCACCGGCACCCTACCCTTACCCTTATCCCTATCCATACCCGCCCGTCGTTCCTGTTCCACTGCCATTTCCGATTGGTGGTCCTTGGTGGCATGGTGGCTATCCCGGCGGTGGTTACCCCGGTGGACACCCTGGTCATTTCCCAGGAGGTGGCTATCCCGGCGGACCTCACGGCGGTCCAGGTGGTCCAGGTGGACACGGAGGACCTCCAGGCGGAGGATTTCACGGACATCGTTTCTTTCAGTGGTAAACATGTGATTCATTCAAAGTCCAGGTTCAGATCAGATGAGAAGCTGCTTCAGCAGCTTCTTTATTCATCTAGAGCTATCCTCTAATCGTTTAGACTTAATATGTGATCTCATCCCTCACCTTCAGATTTCGGTTCGACATGCTGAGGAGATCTGTGAAGGTAGGGGTTAGATAATAGACAAAATCAGGATCATGCACGTACATAATAATCTGCCCATACGTCCCCTCTTCCGTTGGATCGAAATCGAGCATCAGATATAATGAACCTCCTGCGATCGTTGCAAATGGAATCCATGGTTTATGGAACAGGTATGGCTTGATCTCCGGGTCCAACTGACTGATCTCTTCCGCAGAATAATACTCTTCCAGCCTCTCATCCACTTCACAGAAATATTGTTTGGTCTCTCGAATCTCTTCCAATGACATCAGATAAAATGGCGTACAATGCCCAGCCTCAGCATCACCCGGGTACAGCACATGCAACCCGTAGCCACTGCCATCTTTGCCTTTGTAAAAAGCACGAAAATCAGCAGGCAATCTAATTCCATACTCCTTTTCGAACAAATCGAGACTTTCTTCGTATGCCCCATCCCGATGCTGATACTCTTCAAACAATTGGCGAATCTCTTGATCCTGTATTTTTTCATCAAGCAATCGATTCAGCTCGTCCATAAGTACGTTTAATGTTACATTCGACTCCGGTTTCACTAGGCCTCCCCTTTCTTAGCTACGCCATTCCCTTCTTGCACATATTGATGATATTCCCAGAATGCTTCTTCCTCTCCACCACCCTCGATCAGGATCATGACTGCGTAAGATAACAAATTAAGCCATTGTTCCATCAACACTACCTGCTCGTCCGAGATGAGATTGTTTCTGCGGAGCATGCCCTCGGGTTCAACAGCCCAGGCCCGTGCCATGTGAGTAATTCCCCATAGACAACCATGACTTCCCGATCCAGTGTAGGCCGCGCAAGTTCTGGTGCCAGAACCCGTAATATCTCCATCAATTCATGAAAATTCTCCTCAATCAAATGTCCGCGAAAGGGACGCAGACTGCCAGTAAAACCGTTCTGCATCTTGGGATGACTCAGATCATCATAGGAAAAAGCATGACATTTTAATAACATTACAGCCTCTTCACGTTCCATACATTCACCCCTAACCAGCTCATCATGCTACCTCACCAGCGCAGAGGTTCTTCTCCACGCCACAATACATACCGCTCTAACTCACGTAGTGTACCTGTGCCGATCCCATACTCGTCCATCTCGTTGGAATGAAGATTGAGCACATGCAACATGCCACCATAGGTACCTACTGCCAACTTGGACTGCTCAGGGGATACAGCCAGAGAATAGATCGTACTGCCCACAAAATGACGCCATACTTCCTCACCCTCGCCATTCACACAGTACAGGTAACCATATGCATCTCCAAGCACCATGCCCGCCTCTATTTCCACTGCCGCATACACACGTGCATTCTCATCCATGACTGGCCAGTCTTCCTTCGTTTCGTTACCTGGTATATCTTCCAGCGGAACCTGTATCGTGACCCCATTATAGAAATGACATGCGTTAAACCACACGCTCTGCTTAGCACTCATGAATGCGGCATAATGAGGGTAACTCGATTCCGGATAGAGGGAGTAAGTTTTGTTCACCTGACGGTCCATCACCATATGATTGCTCCCTTGGCTACCATAGGCAATCCATCGGCCATCCCGAGATACCGCTGCATGTCCCATATCTATCTGTGTATCCTCTAACTCATACTCTTCGATCTCTGCCAGATCGGGATGAAGCAAGGTCACCTCAGCTTGTGTGACCAGATATATCCCATATCGTGATTGTATGAGTAGTG of Paenibacillus sp. FSL R5-0517 contains these proteins:
- a CDS encoding cupin domain-containing protein; translated protein: MATSTMDYTLPTTQFTYDLSNNPLFKKDEDNYINSLSINQLNTLGNTSLLDIFLNTGNVVEPHIHQNATELVYCISGSAVVSLINPFTNELLHFPITPGQVANVPQGWWHYEVATADHTHLLAIFDAPVPEAIFGSDILRLTPAKLLAYTYCLDEKKVQEALAPIQKTVIIGPPADCMTSTAPISNSAPNVNHQPYVMPNVQPNMQPNAQPNMQPNTQPNAQPNMQPNMPPNTQPNMQPYVNRLPYWGTWVDPRIIHEPGCPYYRELPVNTNNQEGR
- a CDS encoding sigma-70 family RNA polymerase sigma factor; amino-acid sequence: MNSNLHANEPEVSSLDVGELYIRYKNYAFSIAYRMLGSVVEAEDMVQDCFAGIQSNANQDIRNPKSYIARLVVNRSLNLLNSARNQRENYVGEWLPEPIADSKAGNIPEEMMQKKEMISYAYLVMLERLSPVERAVFVLREAFRYDYSEIADWLGKTESNCRQIFSRARRNLPEKLPPIEQSDADMIAKGELISRFTTAFLRYDVAAMLELLADQPVFTADGGGVVHTVMRTMSVHKGVLALLTSRRVLTRLREREWVPMWMNGELQLALMKEGQLSEVLCLGLDPSGERIEGIYLVVNPNKLTSIDTSTL
- a CDS encoding aromatic ring-hydroxylating dioxygenase subunit alpha, which translates into the protein MITSNANPNTSELPRGCTFTAEDWHVLSQYWYPVAQANEVTDKPLAAQLLDVKLVLYRSNDQVVVAKDLCFHRGAPLSKGWVENGEIVCPYHGFRYNCEGKCTAVPAHPSSKISPKLKLIVYPAVERYGLIWTTLAGTEEQIPSFPGWNDPEYINILPPNFDIAGSSGRQMEGFLDVSHFAYVHTETFGDKNNTEVPQYKVKREGNELLAEYWSTVSNYGKGQDLVAPEGFQWLREFRVFPPFAASLTVHFPGDDKLNILNCASPISARYTRLFCPITRNFDKDAPIEDTIKFNLQVFEEDREMVESQKPEDLPLDLHAEAHIPADRTSIAYRQLLTEIGLGRNYTS
- a CDS encoding carboxymuconolactone decarboxylase family protein, giving the protein MNLRTNYRAVSPGAFKAMMAMEQYISGQFENKVLYELLKIRVSQINGCAFCLDMHAKDLMKLGDYADHILLLSVWREVSFFTDQERVMLELAEAVTRISEHGVPLALYNKVREHFSEAELVDLILAINTINNWNRIAITTGMYPGCFN
- a CDS encoding SMI1/KNR4 family protein, with the protein product MKPESNVTLNVLMDELNRLLDEKIQDQEIRQLFEEYQHRDGAYEESLDLFEKEYGIRLPADFRAFYKGKDGSGYGLHVLYPGDAEAGHCTPFYLMSLEEIRETKQYFCEVDERLEEYYSAEEISQLDPEIKPYLFHKPWIPFATIAGGSLYLMLDFDPTEEGTYGQIIMYVHDPDFVYYLTPTFTDLLSMSNRNLKVRDEITY